In Bacillus thermozeamaize, the genomic window TGGGAGGACGATAATGACGACCAAACACCATCAGATTTTACGGTATATCGAAGGGCTGGAAGTGGGGACCAAGATCTCGGTGCGTCAGATTGCCAAAGATCTGGACGTCAGCGAAGGGACAGCCTACCGGGCGATCAAGGATGCTGAAGCAAAGGGTCTGGTCAGTACCATCGAGCGGGTGGGAACCATTCGCATCGAAAAAAAGGTCAAGGAAAACATCGAGCGGCTTACCTTTGCCGAAGTAGTCAATATCGTGGACGGACATGTGTTGGGCGGGCGTGGCGGCTTGCACAAGACGTTGCAGCGCATGGTCATTGGCGCGATGAAGCTGGAGGATATGATGAAGTATGTGGACCCGGGGAGCCTGTTGATTGTGGGGAACCGGGATCGGGCCCATTTGCTGGCGATGGAGGCAGGTTCAGCCGTCCTGATCACGGGAGGGTTTGATGCGCGGGAGGAAGTGAAGCAGCTTGCCGACGAGAAACAGCTCCCTTTGATCTCCAGCGCCTATGATACGTTTACGGTGGCTTCGCTCATCAACCGGGCCATTTACGACCGCTTGATCAAGAAGGATATTGTGATGGTTGAAGATGTCCTGGCTCCGCGCGAGAAGGTCCTGGTGCTGACCGATAAACAGACCGTCCTGGACTGGCAAAAGCTGGTTGAAAACACCAGGCATAGCCGCTTTCCGGTCATTGACGGGGAGGGGAAGATTATTGGCGTCGTTACGTCCAAGGACGTGCTAGGAATGGCGCCCGAGACGCCGATCACGGAAGTGATGACGCGCAACCCGATCACCACCACGCCTTATACGTCCATAGCGGCCGTGGCGCACCGGATGGTATGGGAGGGGATTGAAATGATCCCGGTCGTCGATGAGGAACGCAGACTGATCAGCGTGATCAGCCGGCAGGATGTGCTCAAAGCGATGCAACTGCACCAGAAACAGCCCCAGGTGGGTGAGACCATTGAAGATATCGTGCGTTCGGCCTTGCAGGAGTTCCGCGATGAACGAGGAGTGCGTTACCGGCTTGTTGTCACGCCGCAAATGACCAACCCCCTCGGGATGTTATCCAATGGCGTGATGACGACGCTTCTGGAGGAGACTTCGATTCGCTCGTTGCGCAGGCACAGAAAAGGGGAGATGATCGTTGAAAATCTGACCATCTATTTTATGAAACCGATTCCATTGGAGAGCCATATTGAAGTGCGGCCTTCCATGTTGGAAGTGGGCCGTCGTTTTGGGAAGGTGGATCTGGAAGTGACGATGCAGGGGCAGCTGATGGGGAAAGCGCTGCTGACCGCGCAAGTGTGGGAACGGTAGTGTGGGACCGGAATGGTTGGGAAGGGACTCTGATCAAGGGTCTTTTTCTTTTTCCACTTTTACCCTCAGCCAAAGATGAGTCAGGTTGCTGATGCTGACGGTCCTGGTCTGTATCCTCAGCCATCGATCATTGATGAAGAACAGGCGGTTGTCAAAGAAATAGAACAGGATGTCAGGATTTTCGGACAGGGTTTTTACCTCTTTGCCGATAAAGAACTTTCCGGCTTCCTGCAGCCGTTTGATGATCTCGGTTTCGGTAAAGCCGTCCGGTGCCTCCTCGATCGTAAAAAGCAATTTTTCCACGACTTGGGTATTCTGTTTCTGATGAAGACGGCTTTCCAGCGATTGCACTTCCTCCCGCAGACTGAGCATTTCCTGTTCCAACTGTTTTCGTTCCAGGTACAGGTCGTCCATCTGCTTGCCGGTGTGAACCACGATCGCAAGCGCCCCCAAAACGGCCCCGAAGACCAACAATGACAGGTCCCTGAGCGTTTTCCTGAGGTGTTTTTTTACCGGCGATTTCATGAGGAAGGTTCTCCTGCCATCCATTTGATGAGCAGCATGCCTGTGTTCGCTCCCATAAAGGCGCTGAGAATGTAGAGCAGTTGTTTGATGGTAGGTGACAGTTGGCCGCTCAGTACGCCGGATTCCAGGATGCGGAAGGCGTCCAGCGCTCCGCCGATAGCCGCGACGATGGCCCAGAGCTTTAATTGTTCGGCCAGTCGAAGCATGCTGTCCATCGGTGGCTGCCCCATGATCAGGGCGCCCAGCCCGCCAGTCAGGGTGCCGCCGATGAGAATACCGAAAGCGATGAAAAAATGAAAGACCAATGTGACGATGAACCTGTCCTCCATATGCCTCAACTCCTCAAGGGTACTGGCCTTCATTGGTCATGTATATGTGGACGATGCCGGGCCTTATTCCTGAAAGCCGGATATCAGTTATAATGGAAATATTGGTCCAGACATGGAGGGGCGATCAACTTGGTTCCGTCGGTTGTGCATCTGTTTGTCCAATCGGAATACAGCCTCCTTCAGAGTGCGGCGCGCATCGATGAGCTGGTGCAAAAGGCCAAGCACCTTGGCATGAAAAGCCTGGGCCTTGCGGATAACAGCGTGATGTACGGGACGATTCCTTTTTATCAGGCCTGCCGGAAGGCGGGATTGCATCCTGTGATCGGGTTGCAGGTCTGGGTGGCGGAGCATGAGGCGCGCCGGCAGAAGGCGTTCCAGCCGCATTGCTTGGTGCTGCTGGCGGAAGATCAGGATGGTTACCGCAGTTTGGTAAAGTTGTCCACGCTTGCCCAGATGAATGCGGTGCAGGGATGGCCGCTTCTTTCCTTTGAGCAGCTGGTGGAACATCGGCAGGGGATCATCGTTTTAAGCGGCGGCAGGCAAGGGGAGATTCAGCGGCTGCTGGAGCGGGAAGATGAAGCCGGGGCGTTGGACGTGATCCGGAGGTACCGTGAAGCTTTTGGACCGGAACATTTTTTCCTGCAACTGGAGGATCATGGCCGAAGCCATACACGGGAGAGGGACGTCCTTGTCCGGTTGGTGGAGCTCGGCCGCCGGCACCGGGTACCTCTGGTGGCGGCCAACCAGGTGCTGGCTGCCGACACGGAAGGCACCCGCCTGTTGCCTGTTCTTCACGGAATCCGGGATGGGAAGCATTGGCATGAACTGGAAAAGGATTGGCAAGGGTATGAGCTGACCCCGCCTGAGGTGATGCGGGAGCGGTTCGCCGAGCTTCCCTGGGCTTTGGAAAACGCGCGGGTGCTGGCTGAACGATGCCGGGTTACGTTTGATTTTGATCAGATGATCCTGCCCCGCTTCCCCCTGCCGGAGGGCGTGCAGGCTGCCGATTACCTGCGGGCGCTTTGCCGGAAAGGGGCCGAGAAGCGGTATGGCCGCATGACCAGGCAAATCCGGGAAAGGCTGGAACAGGAGCTGGCCGTCATCGAGTCGATGGGTTTCGTGGATTATTTCTTGATCGTCTGGGATTTCGTCCGCTATGCTCACCAGCAGGGGATTCTCACAGGGCCGGGAAGGGGTTCCGCGGCGGGCAGCCTGGTCGCTTATCTGCTGGGGATCACCAAGGTGGATCCTTTGAAGTATAATCTCCTTTTTGAACGTTTTCTCAATCCGGCGCGTGTCACGATGCCGGACATCGATATCGACTTCAGTTACGACCGGCGTGATGAAGTGATTCGTTACGTCGCGGAGAAATATGGCACCGATCGGGTGGCGCAAATCATCACGTTCGGGACAATGGCCGCCCGCGCGGCGGTTCGTGACGTGGGCCGGGTATTTGGAGTGGCGTCGGACAAAATTGATCGCTTGACCAAGTTGATCCCTTCTCACGCCAGCCTGGAGGAGCTGGAGAAGGGGCAGACCGCTTTTCGTCAGCTGCTGGACAGCGATCCGGAGCTGGCCGAGGTGGTCAGATGGGCCAGGCAGGTAGAAGGCCTGCCGCGCCACACCTCAACCCATGCGGCCGGGGTGGTGCTGGCACCCGGACCCTTGACCGACTGGATTCCCTTGCAGCCGGGGGCAGACGGACTGGCGTTGACGCAGTACCCGATGGATGTCCTGGAATCACTGGGTTTTTTAAAGATGGATTTTCTCGGCTTGAAGAATCTGACGATCATCGAGAAAACGCTGCAGTCTATCGAAGCGCAAAAAGGCATAAAAATCAATCTGAGCGAACTTCCTGACGATGATCCGAAAGTGTACCGGATGCTTTCATCCGGTGATACTTCCGGCGTATTTCAGCTTGAATCGGAAGGGATGCGCCGTGTGCTGAAGGAGATGCAACCGACCTGTTTTGAAGACATCGTGGCGGTGCTGGCCTTGTACCGCCCAGGACCGATGGATTTCATCTCCCATTACATTCAGGCCAAACATGGGCGGATTCGGGTCACCTATCCGCATCCGTCGCTGGAACCGATTCTCAAGGATACCTACGGGATTATTGTATACCAGGAGCAGATCATGCAGATTGCCGCCCGGATGGCCGGGTTTTCCTTGGGCGAAGCCGATCTGTTGCGGCGGGCCGTGTCCAAGAAACAGCGGGAGGTATTGGACGAACAGCGGGCACACTTTGTGGAAGGCTGTCTGCGGATGGGGTATGATCGCGAAGTGGCTGAGCGTGTCTACGATATGATCGTCCGGTTTGCCTCGTACGGATTCAACCGTTCCCATGCTGTGGCTTATGCGGTGATCGCCTATCAGACGGCTTATCTCAAGGCGCATGCTCCCCAGCATTTTATGGCCGCTTTGATGAGCGAGTCGATCGGCAATGCCGAGAAGCTGCACCAGTACCAGCGCCAGTTGCGCCAGCGGGGGATACGCCTGCTGCCTCCGGACATTCAGCGCAGCGGGCTGGAGTTTACAGTAGAAGGCAACGACATCCGCTACCCGTTAAGCGGCATCAAACAGGTGGGGACGCAGGCCGTACAGGCGATTCTGCGAGCCAGGCAGGAAGGGCCATTCAAAGACCTGTTTGACTTGTGCGCCAGAGTGGACTTGCGGTTGTGCCACCGCCGCGTGTTGGAGGCGCTGATTCAGGTTGGAGCGCTGGATTCGCTGCCCGGGCACCGGGCGCAACTGTTGATGATCCTGGATGAGGCGATCGCATGGGGAAGCCGGGTGCAGGAAGAGAAGAATCAGCCGCAGCTGTTGTCGGCAAACGCGGCAAAACCGGAGTACCCCGATGCGGCCAGGTATACCCGGGAAGAAGAATGGCAGCTGGAAAAAGAATACCTCGGTTTTTACCTTTCGGGTCATCCGCTTGAACTCTGGCAGGAGAGACTGGCCGCGCAAGGGATTCGGACGATTTCAGAGCATCTGACGCACAAGCGGGCCCATCCGTGGCAGGTGGCCGGGATTCTGCAGCAATTGCGGATCGTCCGCACGAAAAAGGGCGAGCCGATGGCTTTCGCAGAGCTGGAAGATATGAGCGGATCAGTGGGACTCATTCTGTTCCCGAAGG contains:
- a CDS encoding DNA polymerase III subunit alpha codes for the protein MVPSVVHLFVQSEYSLLQSAARIDELVQKAKHLGMKSLGLADNSVMYGTIPFYQACRKAGLHPVIGLQVWVAEHEARRQKAFQPHCLVLLAEDQDGYRSLVKLSTLAQMNAVQGWPLLSFEQLVEHRQGIIVLSGGRQGEIQRLLEREDEAGALDVIRRYREAFGPEHFFLQLEDHGRSHTRERDVLVRLVELGRRHRVPLVAANQVLAADTEGTRLLPVLHGIRDGKHWHELEKDWQGYELTPPEVMRERFAELPWALENARVLAERCRVTFDFDQMILPRFPLPEGVQAADYLRALCRKGAEKRYGRMTRQIRERLEQELAVIESMGFVDYFLIVWDFVRYAHQQGILTGPGRGSAAGSLVAYLLGITKVDPLKYNLLFERFLNPARVTMPDIDIDFSYDRRDEVIRYVAEKYGTDRVAQIITFGTMAARAAVRDVGRVFGVASDKIDRLTKLIPSHASLEELEKGQTAFRQLLDSDPELAEVVRWARQVEGLPRHTSTHAAGVVLAPGPLTDWIPLQPGADGLALTQYPMDVLESLGFLKMDFLGLKNLTIIEKTLQSIEAQKGIKINLSELPDDDPKVYRMLSSGDTSGVFQLESEGMRRVLKEMQPTCFEDIVAVLALYRPGPMDFISHYIQAKHGRIRVTYPHPSLEPILKDTYGIIVYQEQIMQIAARMAGFSLGEADLLRRAVSKKQREVLDEQRAHFVEGCLRMGYDREVAERVYDMIVRFASYGFNRSHAVAYAVIAYQTAYLKAHAPQHFMAALMSESIGNAEKLHQYQRQLRQRGIRLLPPDIQRSGLEFTVEGNDIRYPLSGIKQVGTQAVQAILRARQEGPFKDLFDLCARVDLRLCHRRVLEALIQVGALDSLPGHRAQLLMILDEAIAWGSRVQEEKNQPQLLSANAAKPEYPDAARYTREEEWQLEKEYLGFYLSGHPLELWQERLAAQGIRTISEHLTHKRAHPWQVAGILQQLRIVRTKKGEPMAFAELEDMSGSVGLILFPKVFRKWLGRIQEGKLFIVEGHLESEEKLTLIVEALHPLEDAVQDAVNPVYIRIPPQRTSPHVLNRLKNLFLQYRGKRPVILYYEKKEQAVKLAFPFQVEDSPALREAVERLLGPGTYANGPRGKDQR
- a CDS encoding sporulation protein; the encoded protein is MEDRFIVTLVFHFFIAFGILIGGTLTGGLGALIMGQPPMDSMLRLAEQLKLWAIVAAIGGALDAFRILESGVLSGQLSPTIKQLLYILSAFMGANTGMLLIKWMAGEPSS